In a genomic window of Anomaloglossus baeobatrachus isolate aAnoBae1 chromosome 5 unlocalized genomic scaffold, aAnoBae1.hap1 SUPER_5_unloc_16, whole genome shotgun sequence:
- the LOC142258885 gene encoding uncharacterized protein LOC142258885: MDRTGEVRTLEMSGVRFITVYFHNQDYTVVKKTSSECCQAPVSEGWGRPLSSIMGPPPHPPIHEDINDQKILELTCKMIELLTGEVPLRCQDVTVYFSMEEWEYLEGHKDLYKDVMMEVPQPLTSPVLSSKRITPERCPRPLLPQDCKQEDPDVPQDVFPPDLSTDDCIGSSDGSLISSEFRTDDESIPHDTYEEHAVVPDINPVLPRKALSSEFFKQAQNCHLSQNCKQNKSYRSDVEYETDETVPTREKPFSCLKCGKCFTRKSHLVDHQKYHTGKKPFSCQECGKCFIQKSYLVRHQKIHKGEKPFSCSECGKCFIRKSELVEHQRSHTGEKPFSCPECGKCFIRKSNFVRHQKLHTGEKPFSCSECGKCFIQKSELVEHQRSHTGDKPFSCSECGKCFIQKSNLVVHQRSHTGEKPFSCSKCGQGFTTESSLVRHHKIHTKEKPFSCSECGKCFIEKSVLVVHQRSHTGEKPFSCSECGKCFIQKSYLVVHQRSHTGEKPFSCSKCGQCFISKSNFVRHHKIHTGEKPFSCSECGKCFIRKAHLVRHQRSHTGEKPFSCSECGQCFTSKSGLVKHVKKPHRKGNLFHVVNN; the protein is encoded by the exons atggacagaactggagaggtgaggactctggaaatgtctggagtgagatttattactgtgtatttccataaccaggattacacagtagtgaagaagacctctagtgagtgctgtcaggcccctgtgtctgagggatggggaagacccctgagctcaatcatggggcctccacctcaccccccgatacatgaggacatcaatgaccagaagatcctagaactcacctgcaagatgattgagctgctgactggagag gttcctctaaggtgtcaggacgtcaccgtctatttctccatggaggagtgggagtatttagaaggacacaaagatctgtacaaggacgtcatgatggaggttccccagcccctcacatcaccag ttctatccagtaagaggataacaccagagagatgtccccgtcctcttctcccacaggactgtaaacaagaagaccccgatgttcctcaggatgtgtttcctccagatctatcca cagatgactgtattgggagttcagatggatctctaatatcttcagaatttagaacagatgatgaaagtatcccacatgatacatatgaagagcatgctgttgtcccagatataaatccagtccttcctcggaaagctctatcatctgagtTTTTCAAACAAGCCCAAAATTgccatttatcacagaattgtaagcagaataaaagttacagaagtgaTGTGGAATATGAAACGGATGAAACGGTTcctacaagggagaagccattttcatgtttaaaatgtgggaaatgttttaccaggaaatcacatcttgttgatcatcaaaaatatcacactgggaagaagccattttcatgtcaagaatgtgggaaatgttttattcagaaatcataccttgttagacatcagaaaattcacaaaggggagaagcctttttcatgttcagagtgtgggaaatgttttattcggaaatcagaacttgttgagcatcaaagatctcacacaggagagaagccattttcatgtccagaatgtggaaaatgttttattcgaaaatcaaactttgttagacatcagaaacttcacacaggggagaagccattttcatgttcagagtgtgggaaatgttttattcagaaatcagaacttgttgagcatcaaagatctcacacaggagacaagccattttcatgttcagaatgtggaaaatgttttattcagaaatcaaatcttgttgtacatcaaagatctcacacaggggagaagccattttcatgttcaaaatgtgggcaaGGTTTTACTACTGAATCAAGtcttgttagacatcataaaattcacacaaaggagaagccattttcatgttcagaatgtgggaaatgttttattgaaaaatcagttcttgttgtgcatcaaagatctcacacaggggagaagccattttcatgttcagaatgtgggaaatgttttattcagaaatcatatcttgttgtgcatcaaagatctcacacaggggagaagccattttcatgttcaaaatgtgggcaatgttttattagtaaatcaaattttgttagacatcataaaattcacaccggggagaagccgttttcatgttcagaatgtgggaaatgttttattcgtaaagcacatcttgttaggcatcaaagatctcacacaggagagaagccattttcatgttcagaatgtgggcaatgttttactagtaaatcaggtcttgttaaacatgtgaagaagccacacaggaaaggaaacctttttcatgttgtgaataattga